From Stigmatella aurantiaca:
CGCAGACCGTGACCTTCCGCATCTGGCGCCAGGATGGGCCGGGAGGGGAGAGCCACTACGACGAGTTCCGCATCCCGTACCACAAGGGTGCCAACGTCGTGTCGTGCCTCATGGAGATCCAGCGCAACCCCGTCACCGTGCAGGGCAAGAAGGTCGCCCCCGTGGTGTGGGACGCCGCCTGTCTCGAAGAGGTGTGTGGCAGCTGCGCCATGAACATCAACGGCCGGGTGCGCATGGCCTGCTCGGCGCTGATCGACAAGCTGGAGCAGCCCATCACCCTGGAGCCGATGAAGAAGTTCCCCGTCGTGCGTGACCTGACGGTGAACCGCGACCGGATGTTCGAGGCGCTCAAGAAGGTGAAGGCGTGGATCCCCGTGGATGGCACGCACAACCTGGGGCCCGGCCCGCGCCAGTCGCAGAAGGACCACTCGACGATGTACGTGCTCTCCACGTGCATCACCTGTGGCAGCTGCCTGGAGGCGTGCCCGCAGGTGACGCTCGACAACTCCTTCGTGGGCGCGGCGGCCATCAGCCAGGCGCGGCTCTTCAACATGCACCCCACCGGCAAGCTGAACGCCGAGGAGCGCGTCCGGGCCCTCATGGGGCCGGGCGGCGTGCAGGACTGCGGCAAGGCGCAGAACTGCGTGAAGGTGTGCCCGAAGGAAATCCCGCTGACCAGCTCCATCGCGGCGATGAACCGCGAGGTGACCAAGGTCGTCATCAAGGACCTCTTCTTCAAGGAAGAGGAGAGCAAGGGACACTCCGGTCCAGGCTAGGGCCGGGCCGCTCCCGCGGTTGCGCCGTCTGTTTTGACAACCCCCCGTGGCTGGCCTCTCCGGAATGTAAACGTTCTTGCACTCCGGCGCGTATTGCGAGAAGAGGCAGCCCCCACTGACGCCTAAGGTCGTCGCCATCACCCGGAGCCTCGATGAAGATCCACGAGTACCAGGGCAAGGAACTCTTCCGGAAGTACGGCGTCCCCACTCCCCGGGGCATTCTCGCGAACTCGCCCAATGAGGCGGAGGCTGCGGCCAAGGAGCTGGCGACGCCGGTCGTCGTGGTGAAGGCCCAGATCCACGCAGGCGGCCGCGGCAAGGGCGGCGGCGTGAAGCTGGCCAAGAGCCCCGCCGAGGCGAAGGACCTGGCCAAGTCCATCCTGGGCATGAAGCTGAAGACCATCCAGACCGGCCCCGAGGGGCAGACGGTCCACAAGGTCTACATCGAGGAGGGGCTCGCCATCGGCCAGGAGCTGTACCTGGGCGTGACGCTGGACCGCGCCACCTCGCGCATCACCTTCATGGCCTCCCGTGAGGGCGGCGTGGAGATTGAAGAAGTGGCCGCCCACCACCCGGAGAAGATCCTCCGCGAGGCGGTGGACCCGGCGGTGGGCTTCCTGGACTTCCAGGGCCGCAAGCTGGCCTTCGGGCTGGGCCTCACGGGCCCCACGGTGAACAAGTTCGTCCAGTTCTGCTCCGCGCTCTACAAGATGTACACGGAGACGGACGCGGCGCTGGTGGAGATCAACCCGCTCGTCATCCTGAAGGACGGCGGCGTGGTGGCGCTCGACGCGAAGGTGACCTTCGACGAGAACGCGCTCTTCAAGCACAAGGAGCTGCTCCACTACCGCGACCTGGCGGAAGAGGAGCCCCGCGAGACGCAGGCCAAGGAGTTCGACCTGGCCTACATCGCGCTGGACGGCAACATCGGCTGCATGGTGAACGGCGCGGGTCTGGCCATGGCCACCATGGACACCATCAAGCTGGTGGGCGGCAGCCCGGCCAACTTCCTGGACGTGGGCGGCGGCGCGAGCAAGGAGAAGGTGACGGCGGCCTTCAAGCTCATCCTGGCCGACCCGGCGGTGAAGGCGGTGCTCGTCAACATCTTCGGCGGCATCATGAAGTGTGACGTCATCGCCGAGGGCATCATCGCGGCCGCCAAGGAGGTCCAGCTCAAGGTCCCCCTCGTGGTGCGGCTCGAGGGCACCAACGTGGAGCAGGGCAAGAAGCTGCTGAGCAGCTCGGGCCTTGCCATCACCCCGGCGGACAACCTGCGGCAGGCCGCGGAGAAGGCCGTGGCCGCGATCAAGTAGTCCGCGCGCCTCTTCCGACACCCACACCCCTTTAAGGAAGCCATGAGCATCCTCGTCAATCACGATACGAAGGTCCTCTGCCAGGGCATCACGGGCTCGGCCGGTTCGTTCCACTCGAAGCAGATGCTGGAGTACGGCACGAAGCTCGTTGGCGGCGTCACCCCCGGTAAGGGCGGCACCGACTTCGAGGGCAAGGTGCCCGTCTTCAACACGGTGGCGGACGCGGTGAAGCAGACCGGGGCGAACACCTCGGTGCTCTTCGTGCCGCCCCCCTTCGCCGCCGACTCCATCATGGAGGCCGCCGACGCGGGCATCTCCCTCATCATCACCATCACCGAGGGCATCCCCGTCAACGACATGGTGCGCGCCAAGCGCTACCTGGAAGGCAAGCCGGGCGTGCGCCTCATCGGGCCGAACTGCCCGGGCGTCATCACCCCCGAGGCCAAGTGCAAGATCGGCATCATGCCGGGCCACATCCACAAGCCGGGCCGCATCGGCGTGGTGTCGCGCTCGGGCACGCTGACGTACGAGGCCGTGTACCAGCTCACCCAGCTGGGCCTGGGCCAGTCCACCGCGGTGGGCATCGGCGGTGACCCGGTCAACGGCACCAACTTCGTGGACGTGCTGAAGCTCTTCAACGCCGACCCCGAGACCGACGCGGTCATCATGATCGGCGAGATCGGCGGCACGGCGGAGGAAGAGGCCGCCAAGTACGTGGCGAGCGAGTTCACCAAGCCCATCGCGGGCTTCATCGCCGGCCAGTCCGCGCCCCCGGGCAAGCGCATGGGCCACGCGGGCGCCATCATCTCCGGTGGCCAGGGCACGGCCGCCGAGAAGATGAAGGCCATGGAGGCCGCGGGCTTCCTGATGGCCGCGAGCCCCGCCGAGCTGGGCACCACGCTCCAGGAGGCCGTCAAGCGCGGGCCTCCGAAGAAGCGCTAACCGTTTTTTACTCAAGCACGAGATACGAGGACCACGAACATGGCCATCGAGCGTACGCTGTCCATCATCAAGCCGGACGGACTGGAGAAGGGCGTCATCGGGAAGATCATCTCCCGCTTCGAGGAGAAGGGCCTGAAGCCCATCGCCATCCGCCTGCAGCACCTGTCCCAGGCCCAGGCCGAGGGCTTCTATGCCGTCCACAAGGCCCGGCCCTTCTTCAAGGACCTGGTCAGCTTCATGATCTCCGGCCCCGTGGTGCTCATGGTGCTGGAGGGCGAGAACGCGGTGCTGGCCAACCGTGACCTGATGGGCGCCACCAACCCGGCGCAGGCCGCCGCGGGCACCATCCGCAAGGACTTCGCCACCAGCATCGACAAGAACACGGTGCACGGCTCGGACAGCCTGGAGAACGCGAAGAACGAGATCGCGTACTTCTTCCGCGAGACCGAGATCCACGCGTACACGCACCAGAAGTAGTCCTCGCTTCTGGAAGGGACTTCCGGCCCGGTGCCCGCGCTCATCGCGCAGGCCCGGGCCGCTGTCTTTCAGGGGGAAGGGCCCGGCTGCGGGGGCCCGATGTCGCGCAGGCACAGCTCCGTCATGCGCTCCAGCAGCCAGCGTGTGGCGGGGCCCTTGGAGAGATCCGGCCGGTACACGATGGAGAGCGAGAGCACCCACTGGTCCTCGCCCCAGGCGGCGGGCCGCAGGCGCACCAGCTGGCCGCTGGCGAGCTCCTCCTGGACCAGATGCTCCGGCATGTTGCCCCAGCCCAGGCCGGCCCGGAGGAAGGCGTGCTTGGTGTGGAGGTCCGCCACGCGCCACACGTTGGAGGAGAGCAGGCCCTGATCCGCCGTCTGGCGGGAGCCGCCCCGTTCGCTCAGCACGATGTTGACGTATTCGGCGAGGACCTGCGTGGGCACGGGGCCCTGGAGCTGCGCGAGCGGGTGGTTTTTGGCGGCGACGGGGATCATCCGGACCGTGCTGAGGTGCTGGCGTTCGAGCCCCTGCGTCTGCGCCGCCGGGCCCACCACGCCGAGCTGGCAGGTGCCCTCCAGCACGAGTTCTGACACCGCCGACAGCGTGTCCGTGTACAGGCGAAGCTGCACGCTGGGGAACTTCGCCGAGAACTCCCGGCAGAGATCCACCAGCGCCCGGACGGGCAACAGGGCGTCGACCGCCAGGGCGATGCTGGACTCGAGCCCCTCGACGAAGCCCTCGGCCATGCGCTTGAAGGCGTCGACGTCGGCGCAGATGCGCCGGGCGGCCGCGAGCAGCACGGTCCCCTCGCCGGTGAGCGTCGGAATCTTGGTCGAGCGGTCCCAGAGCTGAACGCCCAGCTGCGTCTCGAGGTTCGCCATGGCGTGGCTCACTGCGGACTGGACGCGCCGGAGCTTGCGGCCCGCCGCCGAGAAGCTGCCTTCATCGACGACGGCCACGAAGGTGCGGAGCTGATCCAGGGTGATGGCGTCGAGCATGGCGCCATCATGATGCGATCTCCGGGGCAAGGCGCTGGATTCAGCGCTTCGCGGGGGCGTACAGCCACCGCGAGAGGAGCCCGGTCAGCCGGGGCATGATGAACCAGGTGAGCGCCGCCACGGGGAGGGCCGTCGAGAGCGAGACGGCCACGAGGCGGGGGAGCGTCTTGGGAATCAGCATGCCCAGGATGAGCGCCTGGGGCAGCAGGGCCAGCCACGTCACGAGGGCCATCTTCCACTTGGGGGGCACCGCGCGCGGGCTCATTCCCGGCACGGTGAACCAGGTCTCCAGGCCGGTGCGGACGGCGGGGGGCTCCAGTGTGGTGGCGAGCGCATCTCCCGCGCGGAGCAGCTCCACGACTGCGGGCAGGGCCTGCCACGCGTCCAGGGCGCCCTGGCTCTCGAAGCGCAAGAGGATGAAGTAATCCCCTTCGCCCGCCTTGAACACGCTCGAGCCCTGCAAGGCAGGGTTCCCGGACGCGGTCTTTATCAGCGCTTGGACCCACTGCTCGAAGGCCGCATGGGTACCGGGCTTGATGCGCCGCTCCAAGACGATCTTGACGGGCTGGGGGGCCGTCCCGTCGAGCTTCAGCACTTCCATGGCCGTTTCCTTTCCATGAGCCACCGTGGCTGGCTCAGAACACGAAGCAATCGCAGCCACTCCCGCTGCCCCAGAGGGGGCCGTGCGCGACGGGGGCCGCGTGAACGTGGGGATGGGCGTGGGCATGGGAATGGGCGTGAGCGTGAGCAGGGGAGGCCGACGGTCCCGAGAGGTCTCCAGCGCCCGCGACCGGAGACCAGCCCGGGCTCACGGGGGGAAGGGGAGGCGCCAGGGGACCGAACTTGCCTGCGCCGTAGACCACCTTTCCATCGACCACCGTGAGGACCGACTGGAGCTGTTTGATCTCCTCCTCGGGCACCGAGAAGTAGTCGGCGGAGAGCACCGCGAGGTCGGCGAACCTACCCTCGGAGAGGGTGCCCTTGTCCTGCTCCTCGCCGGAGAACCAGGCACTGCCAGCGGTGTAGAGCCGGAGCGCCTCTTCCCGGCTCATCCGGTTGGAGGAGGGGTACAGCGCGGAGCCCCCGACCGTCTTACCCGTGACGAGCCAGTACAGCGAGACCCAGGGGTTGTAGCTGGACACGCGCGTCGCATCGGTGCCCGCGCCGACGGGAATCCCCAAATCGAGCATTCGCCGGATGGGCGGGGAGTGGGCGGCGGCATCCGCGCCATACCGGGCGATGAAGTGCTCGCCTTGGAAGGCCATCCGGTCCTGGACGGCGATGCCGCCGCCGAGCGCCCGGGTGCGCTCCAGGTTTCGCGGGGTGATGGTCTCTGCGTGGTCGAACCACCACCGCAGCCCCTGGAAGGGCACGTCCCGGTTCACCTTCTCGAAGACGTCCAAGAAGCGGCTGATGGACTCGTCGTAGGTGGCGTGCAGCCGGAAGGGCCAGCGGTGCTCGGCGAGGTGCCGGACCACCGTCTCCAGCTCCTCTTCGAGCGAGGCGGCAAGCTCGGGCCGGGGCTCCAGGAAGTCCTCGAAGTCGGCGGCGGAGAAGACGAGCATCTCGCCCGCCCCGTTCATCCGGTAGAAGGCATCGCCCTGGCCGGGGCGGACCATGCCCGTCCACTTG
This genomic window contains:
- the sdhB gene encoding succinate dehydrogenase iron-sulfur subunit; this encodes MDTAQPSSVSSQTVTFRIWRQDGPGGESHYDEFRIPYHKGANVVSCLMEIQRNPVTVQGKKVAPVVWDAACLEEVCGSCAMNINGRVRMACSALIDKLEQPITLEPMKKFPVVRDLTVNRDRMFEALKKVKAWIPVDGTHNLGPGPRQSQKDHSTMYVLSTCITCGSCLEACPQVTLDNSFVGAAAISQARLFNMHPTGKLNAEERVRALMGPGGVQDCGKAQNCVKVCPKEIPLTSSIAAMNREVTKVVIKDLFFKEEESKGHSGPG
- the sucC gene encoding ADP-forming succinate--CoA ligase subunit beta produces the protein MKIHEYQGKELFRKYGVPTPRGILANSPNEAEAAAKELATPVVVVKAQIHAGGRGKGGGVKLAKSPAEAKDLAKSILGMKLKTIQTGPEGQTVHKVYIEEGLAIGQELYLGVTLDRATSRITFMASREGGVEIEEVAAHHPEKILREAVDPAVGFLDFQGRKLAFGLGLTGPTVNKFVQFCSALYKMYTETDAALVEINPLVILKDGGVVALDAKVTFDENALFKHKELLHYRDLAEEEPRETQAKEFDLAYIALDGNIGCMVNGAGLAMATMDTIKLVGGSPANFLDVGGGASKEKVTAAFKLILADPAVKAVLVNIFGGIMKCDVIAEGIIAAAKEVQLKVPLVVRLEGTNVEQGKKLLSSSGLAITPADNLRQAAEKAVAAIK
- the sucD gene encoding succinate--CoA ligase subunit alpha; translation: MSILVNHDTKVLCQGITGSAGSFHSKQMLEYGTKLVGGVTPGKGGTDFEGKVPVFNTVADAVKQTGANTSVLFVPPPFAADSIMEAADAGISLIITITEGIPVNDMVRAKRYLEGKPGVRLIGPNCPGVITPEAKCKIGIMPGHIHKPGRIGVVSRSGTLTYEAVYQLTQLGLGQSTAVGIGGDPVNGTNFVDVLKLFNADPETDAVIMIGEIGGTAEEEAAKYVASEFTKPIAGFIAGQSAPPGKRMGHAGAIISGGQGTAAEKMKAMEAAGFLMAASPAELGTTLQEAVKRGPPKKR
- the ndk gene encoding nucleoside-diphosphate kinase, translating into MAIERTLSIIKPDGLEKGVIGKIISRFEEKGLKPIAIRLQHLSQAQAEGFYAVHKARPFFKDLVSFMISGPVVLMVLEGENAVLANRDLMGATNPAQAAAGTIRKDFATSIDKNTVHGSDSLENAKNEIAYFFRETEIHAYTHQK
- a CDS encoding LysR family transcriptional regulator — translated: MLDAITLDQLRTFVAVVDEGSFSAAGRKLRRVQSAVSHAMANLETQLGVQLWDRSTKIPTLTGEGTVLLAAARRICADVDAFKRMAEGFVEGLESSIALAVDALLPVRALVDLCREFSAKFPSVQLRLYTDTLSAVSELVLEGTCQLGVVGPAAQTQGLERQHLSTVRMIPVAAKNHPLAQLQGPVPTQVLAEYVNIVLSERGGSRQTADQGLLSSNVWRVADLHTKHAFLRAGLGWGNMPEHLVQEELASGQLVRLRPAAWGEDQWVLSLSIVYRPDLSKGPATRWLLERMTELCLRDIGPPQPGPSP
- a CDS encoding antibiotic biosynthesis monooxygenase; amino-acid sequence: MEVLKLDGTAPQPVKIVLERRIKPGTHAAFEQWVQALIKTASGNPALQGSSVFKAGEGDYFILLRFESQGALDAWQALPAVVELLRAGDALATTLEPPAVRTGLETWFTVPGMSPRAVPPKWKMALVTWLALLPQALILGMLIPKTLPRLVAVSLSTALPVAALTWFIMPRLTGLLSRWLYAPAKR
- a CDS encoding amidohydrolase, producing the protein MTSANLILKNGRIFTGDTRKPRASAVAITGGRISSLGSEPDVMAQHGAATQVIDLEGRTVIPGLIDSHIHTIRGGLNFNLELRWDGVPSLADALRKLRAQAQRTPPPQWVRVVGGWNEFQFAERRLPTLEEINAAAPETPVFILYLYGLAFLNGAALRAVGYTRDTPNPPGGEIQRDRQGNPTGMLIAKPNAAILYSTLAKGPKLSPDDQVNSTRHFMRELNRLGLTSVIDAGGGFQNYPDDYQVVESLHRQGQLSVRIAYNLFTQRPKQEIEDFRKWTGMVRPGQGDAFYRMNGAGEMLVFSAADFEDFLEPRPELAASLEEELETVVRHLAEHRWPFRLHATYDESISRFLDVFEKVNRDVPFQGLRWWFDHAETITPRNLERTRALGGGIAVQDRMAFQGEHFIARYGADAAAHSPPIRRMLDLGIPVGAGTDATRVSSYNPWVSLYWLVTGKTVGGSALYPSSNRMSREEALRLYTAGSAWFSGEEQDKGTLSEGRFADLAVLSADYFSVPEEEIKQLQSVLTVVDGKVVYGAGKFGPLAPPLPPVSPGWSPVAGAGDLSGPSASPAHAHAHSHAHAHPHVHAAPVAHGPLWGSGSGCDCFVF